The Pseudanabaena galeata CCNP1313 genome includes a region encoding these proteins:
- a CDS encoding sensor histidine kinase produces MEIFWLLVGIAIGAIATSACWFSWNYAKQRRDRRFRKRSRHVFKAKSIHSLKSWAQKVQQNIRQEVTESIDDSGERLLWGKIVELSPIGYIQVDQDNRLAVCNLKAATMMGIANHQQGLIRKPFLLQLIRSYELDYLVEQTRSRKQGSQVDWVFHPAIPDPVDPVPQIGRPIRAYSIYLGRGRIGIFLVDRQEAVTITQQRDRWTSDIAHELKTPLTSIRLVAETLEPRVDPAARIWVERLLGEIERITKLVQDLLELGQMDVGIESVLHLSEVNVASIVRSVEATLEPLANRKQVKLKYNGDEQLIWLLDESRIYRLLLNLLDNSIKHSPSLQSITIKTSVVDSNLQIETIDAGEGFPEESLPHIFDRFYQIDPSRTRSGLDRGGSGLGLAIARQIVTLHKGAIAARNHPETGGAWITITLPYPNPATEKLQGSEQLLN; encoded by the coding sequence ATGGAAATTTTTTGGTTGCTTGTCGGAATTGCCATTGGCGCGATCGCCACTAGTGCTTGCTGGTTTAGTTGGAACTATGCCAAGCAAAGACGCGATCGCCGATTTCGTAAGCGATCGCGTCATGTGTTTAAAGCAAAATCAATCCACAGTCTCAAATCTTGGGCGCAGAAAGTTCAACAAAATATACGCCAAGAAGTTACAGAATCCATAGACGACAGTGGAGAGCGTTTACTGTGGGGAAAAATAGTTGAGCTGTCTCCCATTGGTTATATCCAAGTTGATCAAGATAATCGTTTAGCCGTATGTAATCTAAAAGCCGCAACCATGATGGGGATCGCTAACCATCAACAGGGATTAATCCGCAAGCCATTTTTACTGCAACTAATTCGTTCCTACGAGCTTGATTATTTAGTCGAACAAACGCGATCGCGTAAGCAAGGCTCACAAGTGGATTGGGTTTTTCATCCCGCAATTCCTGATCCTGTCGATCCTGTGCCACAGATCGGTAGACCGATTAGAGCCTATAGTATTTACCTAGGGCGGGGGCGGATTGGCATTTTTTTAGTAGATCGCCAAGAGGCGGTAACGATCACCCAGCAACGCGATCGCTGGACATCAGACATTGCCCATGAGTTGAAAACGCCACTAACCTCGATCCGTCTGGTTGCGGAAACGCTCGAACCCCGCGTTGATCCTGCGGCAAGAATATGGGTAGAACGCCTACTCGGTGAAATAGAACGGATTACCAAACTTGTCCAAGACTTGCTGGAGTTAGGTCAGATGGATGTGGGCATAGAGTCTGTGCTGCACCTAAGTGAAGTAAATGTTGCGTCAATAGTGCGATCGGTTGAGGCAACCCTTGAGCCATTAGCCAATCGTAAACAGGTCAAGCTTAAATATAACGGTGATGAACAATTAATTTGGCTACTCGATGAGTCACGCATTTATCGGCTTTTGCTTAACTTGTTAGACAATAGTATTAAGCACAGTCCATCACTTCAGTCGATTACAATCAAAACCAGCGTGGTAGACTCAAATTTACAAATAGAAACAATTGATGCTGGAGAAGGGTTTCCCGAAGAATCTTTACCGCATATTTTTGATCGCTTTTATCAAATCGATCCGTCTCGGACAAGATCGGGACTTGATCGTGGTGGTAGCGGATTAGGATTAGCGATCGCCCGTCAGATCGTCACACTTCATAAAGGAGCGATCGCAGCCAGAAATCATCCTGAAACTGGCGGAGCATGGATTACGATTACGTTACCATATCCAAATCCTGCAACCGAAAAATTGCAAGGCTCTGAGCAACTTCTTAACTAA
- a CDS encoding pentapeptide repeat-containing protein codes for MSAEKLLKDYAAGRRDFASLNLANANLFNSDLIGVNLTKADLRRTNFVFAYLNKVTFNHANLSGAKLGGATLNQAIMMSANLSEADLHGAMLQRVNLFGSNLSLANLMDANLTEADLRSVNLRGANLRCAILSATLMREERGYPPTTMSGANLRKADLRGSNLSGADLTGVDLSGANLSDATLSRVNLQGANLSGAIAIGAIFTEANLSNVNLTEANLKGANLTKADLKNANLRLANLFGANLTKANMTMTTLSNAGLIQAILNGSDLSRSLLDKANLSQASLVDAYLVRANLDGADFSDAVLSRAEMSGASTIGTIFSGATMPDGKYHS; via the coding sequence ATGAGCGCAGAAAAACTCCTGAAAGACTATGCTGCTGGTCGGCGTGACTTTGCTAGCTTAAATCTAGCTAATGCCAATTTGTTTAATAGCGATTTGATCGGCGTGAACTTGACCAAAGCTGACCTGCGGCGGACTAACTTTGTCTTTGCTTATCTCAACAAAGTCACCTTTAATCATGCCAATTTATCAGGTGCAAAACTTGGTGGAGCAACCCTGAACCAAGCGATCATGATGAGCGCAAACCTGAGTGAGGCGGACTTGCATGGAGCCATGTTGCAGAGGGTAAATCTGTTTGGCTCAAATCTTTCTCTAGCCAATTTAATGGATGCCAACCTGACGGAGGCAGATTTACGCAGTGTCAATCTCCGTGGCGCAAATTTACGTTGTGCGATTTTGAGTGCTACGCTCATGCGAGAGGAGCGCGGCTATCCACCCACAACCATGAGTGGGGCAAATTTACGTAAAGCTGATTTGCGCGGCTCAAATTTGAGTGGTGCTGATCTTACAGGAGTCGATCTTTCTGGCGCAAATCTAAGTGACGCGACCCTCTCAAGGGTGAACTTACAGGGAGCCAATCTGAGCGGTGCGATCGCGATCGGGGCAATTTTTACTGAGGCAAATCTGAGTAATGTTAATCTCACAGAAGCTAATCTCAAAGGGGCAAACCTAACTAAGGCTGATCTCAAAAATGCCAATTTGCGACTTGCCAACTTATTTGGAGCGAATCTAACTAAAGCGAATATGACTATGACAACTTTAAGTAACGCAGGCTTAATTCAAGCCATACTTAATGGCAGTGATTTATCGCGATCGCTGCTAGATAAAGCAAATCTGAGTCAAGCTAGTCTAGTTGATGCTTATTTAGTCAGAGCCAATCTGGATGGAGCCGATTTTAGTGATGCGGTGTTATCCAGAGCCGAGATGAGTGGAGCCAGCACTATTGGCACAATTTTTAGTGGGGCAACTATGCCTGATGGCAAATATCACTCGTAA
- a CDS encoding DMT family transporter, with product MSESYDLDILYFSMTVKLRGTMTSPQNEEVSMGLVYGFLGVVIFSVTLPATRIALTAFDPVFVGLGRAVIASGLSLILLIATKQSIPSWRFLPNFAMVIIGAVIGFPLLSTLAMRDASASYGAVIIGLLPLATALFGVLRAGERPSLIFWICAIAGSSLVVGFALISGTGSMSFADLALLGAVVAASLSYTEGTILARTFGSWQVVCWALVLSFPMILPIVLQHLPPSFTTISSNAWLSFLYISCFSMFLGFFAWYRGLFLGGIARIGQLQLFQPFLTILASAILLGEPMTFTTLGFAFGVLVCVALGRSAQFKANS from the coding sequence ATGTCTGAGTCATATGACTTAGACATTTTGTACTTTAGTATGACTGTTAAACTTCGAGGCACAATGACTAGTCCGCAAAATGAAGAAGTAAGTATGGGACTTGTTTATGGGTTTCTTGGAGTAGTAATTTTTAGCGTCACTTTGCCTGCAACCCGTATTGCTTTGACTGCTTTCGATCCCGTATTTGTGGGGCTAGGTCGGGCGGTAATTGCCTCTGGCTTGTCATTGATTTTATTAATTGCCACTAAGCAATCGATTCCATCTTGGCGGTTTCTTCCCAACTTTGCTATGGTCATAATTGGGGCTGTGATTGGCTTCCCGTTATTATCTACGCTAGCAATGCGTGACGCTTCTGCATCCTATGGAGCCGTCATCATTGGTTTATTACCATTAGCAACGGCTCTGTTTGGAGTTTTGCGAGCAGGTGAACGACCATCATTAATATTTTGGATTTGCGCGATCGCGGGTAGTAGTTTAGTAGTTGGCTTTGCACTGATATCGGGAACGGGGAGTATGAGTTTTGCAGATTTGGCTTTACTAGGAGCAGTGGTCGCCGCGAGCTTAAGCTATACAGAGGGGACAATTTTGGCGCGTACTTTTGGTTCGTGGCAGGTGGTTTGTTGGGCTTTAGTACTGTCTTTCCCGATGATATTGCCGATTGTATTGCAACATTTGCCTCCTTCCTTCACAACTATTTCTAGCAATGCTTGGCTCAGCTTTTTGTATATCAGTTGCTTCAGTATGTTTTTAGGGTTTTTTGCTTGGTATCGGGGCTTGTTTTTGGGAGGCATAGCTCGGATTGGACAACTGCAACTTTTTCAGCCATTTCTGACAATTCTTGCCTCAGCGATATTGCTAGGAGAGCCAATGACTTTTACCACCTTGGGTTTTGCTTTCGGCGTATTAGTATGTGTAGCTTTAGGCAGGAGTGCCCAATTTAAAGCTAATTCCTAA